CGCTCACGGATCTGACCGACGAAGAAATGAGCCAGCTCGATGCATTGATCAAAAAGCTCGGCGCGCAGTAACGCGCGTTCGCTTCGACAACACGCCCCGAGCGCCGGATCTTGTGCGGCGCTCGGGGCGTTTTGACTGGCGCTCAGGAAGCCGCGACCACGCGCAGCTCGAGTGCATCGCCACCGGCGGCGATATCGAGCAGACGATCCACATTGGGATGCGCCCCCGGACGATTGCGCGCGTCCGCCGTATGTTCCGCGAATACGCGCAACCCGTGCTCGGCGGCCTGCGCGTTCAGCGTGCCGAACGTCTCTTTCAGGTAGTGATAGACCGCGAGCGAGCCTTGTTTGCCCGGCTTGTTTTCGATGCTCGCGACGACAGCGCCTTTCGCATCGATCAAATCGATACGCTCGATGCCTTCGATCGAAGGTAGTTGCGCGAGGTTGTCCTTGAATACGCTGCTCGGCTGAATCACGAAAGAGGCTCCGTCATGGTCGGTGAATGAGGCGGAGTATCTTAATCGATTCACGCATCAGAAGATGTGCATGAGGCCGACATATGCGCCGGTCTGCGATTCGCCGGCGAGCGGACTCGTGCTCGTGCTGGCGTCCGAATTGCGGGGCGTCGCGAATACGGAGAACGTGCCGTTCGCGCTGTTGCGCACATAGGCCACGGTGCCGTAGACGAACGTGCGCTTCGTGAAGTTGTAGGTGGTGCCGAGCGAATACAGCATGGCGTGACTCGCCGGATCGTGGGAGGCGTCGCCCGCGCCCTCGCCTACATGAACATAAAAGCCCGCTGCGGTGACGGCCCATTGCGGCGTCGCCTGATACGTCGCGCCGAGCCAGTAATGGTCCGCGCTGTCGGCGATGCCTGCTGGCGTATCGGGCGCCGCGTAGTGCGTATAGGCGGCCTGAATCTTGAACTTGTCGACCTTCAGGTTCGCGCCGACGAAGTATTCCCGCGACGACGCGAAGATATTGCTCAAGCGCCCGTTCTGGTCGCGCAACTCGTCGTAGATGCCGCGCACATCGAGAAGCGGCGAATGATACGTGAGCATGATGCCTTCGGAGCGCCCGAACTCGCCCGGCGCGCCGCTGTTGAATGCACCGGGTTGATTGCCGAACGCATACTGGCCCTGAACATCGAAGCCATGAAACACGGGGCTATGATATTCGACGTTATTGTTCGTCTGCTGCCAGTTGCGGCCGCGCACGAGCGATGCCGACGACACCGCTTCCTGCACCATCGGATCGAATTCCCAGACGCCGTCGCTGTCGATGAAAAGATTGCGGCCCGCCTGAATCTGGCCCCACGTCTTCGAATTGATGCCCACATAGGCGCGCCGCGAGAACATGCGGTCGCCGCCCGTTCTGCCGTTCATGATTTGCAGCGCGGTTTCCAGATTGAAGACGGCGCTCATGCCGCCGCCGAGGTCTTCGACGCCTTTGAGACCGAGCATGCTCGTGCCCCAGTCGCCGCCTTCCGCGCTCCATCGCGTGGCATTGCCGCCCGAGCCGTTCGCGACGTGATTCA
This sequence is a window from Caballeronia sp. M1242. Protein-coding genes within it:
- a CDS encoding DUF2322 family protein, coding for MIQPSSVFKDNLAQLPSIEGIERIDLIDAKGAVVASIENKPGKQGSLAVYHYLKETFGTLNAQAAEHGLRVFAEHTADARNRPGAHPNVDRLLDIAAGGDALELRVVAAS
- a CDS encoding porin; the protein is MKAIHIRFSVAAGFTLLASATACAQSSVTLYGRLDGGIEYLNHVANGSGGNATRWSAEGGDWGTSMLGLKGVEDLGGGMSAVFNLETALQIMNGRTGGDRMFSRRAYVGINSKTWGQIQAGRNLFIDSDGVWEFDPMVQEAVSSASLVRGRNWQQTNNNVEYHSPVFHGFDVQGQYAFGNQPGAFNSGAPGEFGRSEGIMLTYHSPLLDVRGIYDELRDQNGRLSNIFASSREYFVGANLKVDKFKIQAAYTHYAAPDTPAGIADSADHYWLGATYQATPQWAVTAAGFYVHVGEGAGDASHDPASHAMLYSLGTTYNFTKRTFVYGTVAYVRNSANGTFSVFATPRNSDASTSTSPLAGESQTGAYVGLMHIF